Below is a genomic region from Caballeronia sp. SBC1.
TGATCGCAATGGCCGCGGCCGCGAAGCCAACGAACCACGAAGGGAACAACTGACCGAACAATGCGGGTACGACATCGGACGCGGATTGCACCTTGATGCCCGCCGCAATCGCCATGTAGCCGAGCAACGCAATCAGGCCGAGCAGCAGAGTGTAGGCGGGCAGAAAGATGGCGTTCTTGCGCACGGTAGCAGCCGACGACGACGACAATACCGCGGTCATGGTATGCGGATACATGAACGCGGCGAGCGCCGAACCTAACGCGAGCGATGCATAGGCGGTGAATTGCGTCGGCTTGAGGATGATGCCGGTTGCACCGCCCTTGGCTTTGAAGAACTGATCGGCGGCGTCGAACACGTGCGCATAGCCACCGAGTTTCGACGGAATCAGCCAGACCGCCGCAATCACCACGATATAAATCATGATGTCCTTCACGAACGCGATCATGGCCGGCGCGCGCAAGCCGCTTGTGTACGTGTAGAGCGCGAGGATCACGAACGCAACAATCAGCGGCAACTCGCCGCTCACGCCCAGACCCTTGATCACGACCTGCATGCCCACCAGTTGCAATGCAATATACGGCATGGTCGCAACGATACCGGTCACTGCCACGGCCGCCGGGAACCACTTGCCGCCGTACTCGCCGTGCACATAATCGGCTGCCGTAATATGGTTCTTCGCGTGAGCGATCTTCCATAGCTTCGGCATGACGGCAAAGACAAAAGGATAAACAATGATGGTGTAAGGCAGCGCGAAGAAACCATATGCGCCCACTGAATACACCAGGGCGGGTACGGCAATGACGGTATAGGCGGTATAGAAATCGCCGCCTACCAGGAACCATGAAATCACAGTGCCGAACTGGCGACCGCCCAACCCCCATTCATGCAGTTGCGTCAGGTCGCCGCGTTTCCAGCGCGCCGCGAAAAATCCCACTACCGTCACCAGCAGGAAGAAGGCGATGAAGACGGTCATGGCTACCGGATTGACCGGAACGATATCGCTCATTTGACACCTCTATACACGATGTAAATGATGAGCGAAGTCAGCGGTACCCATAGGAACTGATACCAGTAGAAGAATGGGAAGCCTGCGAACGACGGGCGGGTATCGTTATAAAAAGGCAGCCAGAGCAAGGCGACGTACGGAATGAGCAAGACCAGCCAAAGCCAGGAATGCTTTGTCTCTTCGGATGTTTTCATAATGGTTTGTTCGAGATTGAGGTTCGACCTGTCGTGCTTCGCGATGACCGGGCGCCGTGGCGAAGCTCGAAATAACGACACCGGAATTATGTTCGAGTTTTTGAAGACGTGCTGAATGCCCAAGCCGGAGGGGCCTGGAATAGCGGTCGATCGGGGAGCCTGAGACGGCCTGCGGTTCCAGCTTGCTTCGGGGCGCAGCGGCAGGCTTTTAAAGCACGATGGGTTTGGGGCCCGTATTCGGAGCCTTTATTTTGTCCTTTATTCGCGCCGGTGCGGGGTACGGCTTGGTTCTTTTGCTAGCTGGCAAAGGAACCAAGCATGGAAACGTTTAGGGTTGGCCAAGCAAATCGGCTAGCGCTATCGCAACTGTTTTCGTCGCGACCTTCAAGTCTTCTAGCGAGACGCGTTCGTCGGCCCGATGCCCGTTAGCCTCAAGCAGCGTCCGCGGACCGGCGCCATAAATGACGGTCGGTACGCCTGCCTCACAATACAAACGGGCATCGGTATAAAGAGGCACGCCCTCGGTCGGAATGTCACGCTGAAGCGTAACC
It encodes:
- a CDS encoding DUF3311 domain-containing protein — translated: MKTSEETKHSWLWLVLLIPYVALLWLPFYNDTRPSFAGFPFFYWYQFLWVPLTSLIIYIVYRGVK
- the mctP gene encoding monocarboxylate uptake permease MctP, translated to MSDIVPVNPVAMTVFIAFFLLVTVVGFFAARWKRGDLTQLHEWGLGGRQFGTVISWFLVGGDFYTAYTVIAVPALVYSVGAYGFFALPYTIIVYPFVFAVMPKLWKIAHAKNHITAADYVHGEYGGKWFPAAVAVTGIVATMPYIALQLVGMQVVIKGLGVSGELPLIVAFVILALYTYTSGLRAPAMIAFVKDIMIYIVVIAAVWLIPSKLGGYAHVFDAADQFFKAKGGATGIILKPTQFTAYASLALGSALAAFMYPHTMTAVLSSSSAATVRKNAIFLPAYTLLLGLIALLGYMAIAAGIKVQSASDVVPALFGQLFPSWFVGFAAAAIAISALVPAAIMSIGAANLFTRNLWPLMARDITPEKEAKTAKLVSLVVKFGALLFIVFLPTQYAIDLQLLGGMWILQIFPAIVFSLYTRRLNTPGLFLGWLAGIVLGTGMAIAQGLKPVFALHVGGATYPLYIGLIALALNIVVAFVVSTITPRRVHVHQAT